From Papaver somniferum cultivar HN1 unplaced genomic scaffold, ASM357369v1 unplaced-scaffold_99, whole genome shotgun sequence, the proteins below share one genomic window:
- the LOC113346365 gene encoding uncharacterized protein LOC113346365, which produces MDTIPRLKLFIWKCAKDIICSKKSMNKRIPQETIMCCRCKIHTETTLHIILECPLEKAVWFGAGYIIPNELWNNPKDWISKWIMESDRYLIAKMATTCWYLWKERCNAVYDNKFSSPQQSLHCINSFLNDMSLVTKPSTQLTRNVAIPKWLPPDLYFVKVNTDVSFCHLTSTRGYGLIFRNFGGAHVASRSVVFKGPAGAEYLECLAVLESIKMASELKFQKIVIETDYLSLVQAIQRKDAYIPWEHRGLVEDILFLLESFVSWSCTHVDRLANKCADELAKFSRKVSQTHG; this is translated from the coding sequence ATGGATACTATTCCTAGATTAAAGCTCTTTATCTGGAAGTGCGCTAAAGATATCATTTGCTCAAAGAAAAGTATGAATAAAAGAATTCCACAAGAAACTATCATGTGTTGCAGGTGCAAAATCCATACTGAAACCACTCTGCACATTATTTTAGAATGTCCCTTAGAAAAAGCAGTATGGTTTGGAGCTGGCTACATCATTCCAAATGAACTGTGGAACAATCCCAAAGACTGGATCTCGAAGTGGATTATGGAATCTGACAGATATCTGATTGCTAAGATGGCTACAACCTGTTGGTACTTATGGAAAGAGAGATGTAATGCAGTCTACGACAACAAATTTAGTTCTCCTCAGCAAAGTCTGCACTGCATTAACTCTTTTCTAAATGACATGTCTCTAGTTACAAAACCCAGTACTCAGCTAACTAGGAATGTAGCCATTCCTAAATGGCTGCCACCTGATCTATATTTTGTTAAAGTTAACACTGATGTTTCCTTTTGCCATTTAACTTCGACTAGAGGATATGGACTAATATTTAGAAACTTTGGAGGTGCACATGTAGCCTCAAGGAGTGTTGTCTTCAAAGGACCAGCTGGAGCGGAATATCTGGAATGTTTGGCTGTGCTAGAGTCTATCAAGATGGCTTCAGAGTTAAAATTTCAGAAAATTGTCATTGAAACAGATTACCTATCATTAGTTCAAGCAATTCAAAGGAAAGATGCATATATTCCATGGGAGCACAGAGGATTAGTTGAGGACatattatttcttttagaatcttTTGTAAGTTGGTCTTGTACGCACGTAGACAGATTAGCTAATAAATGCGCAGATGAATTGGCAAAATTTTCCCGTAAGGTATCTCAAACACATGGCTAA